One genomic segment of Strix aluco isolate bStrAlu1 chromosome 14, bStrAlu1.hap1, whole genome shotgun sequence includes these proteins:
- the NETO2 gene encoding neuropilin and tolloid-like protein 2 isoform X1, with protein MALHKLCSVLEVLLVTILVVEGIAVAQKTQGGQNIGVNRIPPTQCDNWVRTSNGGHFASPNYPNVYPPNQECIYILEAAPRQRIELTFDEPYYIEPSFECRFDHLEIRDGPFGFSPLINRYCGLKSPALIRSTGRFMWIKFTSDEELEGKGFQAKYSFIPDPDFTYLGGILNPIPDCQFELSGADGIVRSSQVEQEGKTKPGQAVDCIWTIKATPNAKIYLRFLDYQMEHSNECKRNFVAVYDGSSSIENLKAKFCSTVANDVTLQTGTGVVRMWADEGSRLSRFRMLFTSFVDPPCSGNTYFCHSNMCINNSLVCNGIQNCAYPWDENHCREKKKSGLFEQITRTHGTIIGITSGIVLVLLIISILVQVKQPRKKVMACKTAFNKTGFQEVFDPPHYELFSLRDKEISADLADLSEELENYQKMRRPSTASRCIHDHHCGSQASNIKQSRTNLSSMELPFRNDFAQPQPMKTFNSTFKKSSYTFKQTHDCPEQVIEDRVMEEIPCEIYVRGREDTAQGSLSIDF; from the exons TGTTGCTAGTAACAATCCTTGTAGTGGAAGGGATTGCCGTTGCACAGAAGACACAAG gtGGGCAAAATATTGGAGTGAATCGCATTCCTCCTACCCAGTGTGACAATTGGGTACGGACAAGTAATGGAGGACATTTTGCTTCACCAAACTACCCTAACGTGTACCCACCAAATCAAGAGTGCATCTATATCTTAGAAG CTGCTCCACGACAAAGAATTGAGTTGACCTTTGATGAACCTTATTACATAGAACCCTCATTTGAATGTCGGTTTGATCATCTGGAGATTCGAGATGGACCTTTTGGTTTCTCCCCTCTCATTAATCGTTACTGTGGTCTGAAAAGTCCTGCGCTAATTAGATCAACAGGGAGATTTATGTGGATCAAATTTACTTCTGATGAGGAGCTGGAAGGAAAGGGATTTCAAGCAAAGTACTCATTTATACCAG ATCCTGACTTCACTTACCTAGGAGGTATTTTAAATCCCATCCCAG ATTGCCAATTTGAGCTCTCAGGAGCTGATGGAATAGTACGTTCCAGTCAGgtagaacaagaaggaaaaacaaaaccaggacaagCAGTTGACTGCATATGGACAATTAAAGCTACTCCAAATGCTAAG ATTTATTTGCGATTTCTCGACTATCAAATGGAGCATTCAAATGAATGCAAAAGAAACTTTGTTGCTGTATATGATGGAAGTAGTTCTATTGAAAACCTGAAGGCAAAGTTTTGCAGCACCGTAGCAAACGATGTCACGCTGCAGACTGGGACAGGCGTGGTACGAATGTGGGCAGATGAAGGCAGTAGACTAAGCAGATTCAGAATGCTGTTCACTTCATTTGTGGATC ctccctgctcaggCAACACTTACTTCTGCCATAGCAACATGTGCATCAATAATTCTTTAGTCTGCAATGGCATTCAAAACTGTGCATACCCTTGGGATGAAAATCACTGCAGAG aaaagaaaaaaagtggactGTTTGAACAAATCACCAGAACTCACGGAACAATCATTGGCATCACATCAGGGATAGTTTTAGTTCTTCTCATAATTTCGATTCTAGTACAAGTAAAGCAACCTCGCAAAAAGGTTATGGCTTGCAAGACTGCTTTTAATAAAACTGGTTTCCAGGAAGTATTTGATCCTCCGCATTATGAACTATTTTCACTAAGGGACAAAGAAATTTCTGCAGATCTGGCGGATTTATCAGAAGAACTTGAAAACTATCAGAAAATGAGACGCCCTTCAACAGCTTCCAGATGCATTCACGACCACCACTGTGGCTCCCAGGCCTCTAATATAAAACAAAGCAGGACAAACCTCAGCTCCATGGAACTTCCCTTTCGCAATGATTTTGCGCAGCCTCAGCCAATGAAAACATTTAATAGCACATTCAAGAAAAGCAGTTACACTTTCAAACAAACACATGATTGCCCTGAGCAAGTCATAGAAGACAGGGTGATGGAGGAGATTCCATGTGAAATCTATGTTAGAGGAAGAGAAGATACAGCACAAGGTTCATTATCTATTGACTTTTAA
- the NETO2 gene encoding neuropilin and tolloid-like protein 2 isoform X2 encodes MALHKLCSVLEVLLVTILVVEGIAVAQKTQGGQNIGVNRIPPTQCDNWVRTSNGGHFASPNYPNVYPPNQECIYILEAAPRQRIELTFDEPYYIEPSFECRFDHLEIRDGPFGFSPLINRYCGLKSPALIRSTGRFMWIKFTSDEELEGKGFQAKYSFIPDPDFTYLGDCQFELSGADGIVRSSQVEQEGKTKPGQAVDCIWTIKATPNAKIYLRFLDYQMEHSNECKRNFVAVYDGSSSIENLKAKFCSTVANDVTLQTGTGVVRMWADEGSRLSRFRMLFTSFVDPPCSGNTYFCHSNMCINNSLVCNGIQNCAYPWDENHCREKKKSGLFEQITRTHGTIIGITSGIVLVLLIISILVQVKQPRKKVMACKTAFNKTGFQEVFDPPHYELFSLRDKEISADLADLSEELENYQKMRRPSTASRCIHDHHCGSQASNIKQSRTNLSSMELPFRNDFAQPQPMKTFNSTFKKSSYTFKQTHDCPEQVIEDRVMEEIPCEIYVRGREDTAQGSLSIDF; translated from the exons TGTTGCTAGTAACAATCCTTGTAGTGGAAGGGATTGCCGTTGCACAGAAGACACAAG gtGGGCAAAATATTGGAGTGAATCGCATTCCTCCTACCCAGTGTGACAATTGGGTACGGACAAGTAATGGAGGACATTTTGCTTCACCAAACTACCCTAACGTGTACCCACCAAATCAAGAGTGCATCTATATCTTAGAAG CTGCTCCACGACAAAGAATTGAGTTGACCTTTGATGAACCTTATTACATAGAACCCTCATTTGAATGTCGGTTTGATCATCTGGAGATTCGAGATGGACCTTTTGGTTTCTCCCCTCTCATTAATCGTTACTGTGGTCTGAAAAGTCCTGCGCTAATTAGATCAACAGGGAGATTTATGTGGATCAAATTTACTTCTGATGAGGAGCTGGAAGGAAAGGGATTTCAAGCAAAGTACTCATTTATACCAG ATCCTGACTTCACTTACCTAGGAG ATTGCCAATTTGAGCTCTCAGGAGCTGATGGAATAGTACGTTCCAGTCAGgtagaacaagaaggaaaaacaaaaccaggacaagCAGTTGACTGCATATGGACAATTAAAGCTACTCCAAATGCTAAG ATTTATTTGCGATTTCTCGACTATCAAATGGAGCATTCAAATGAATGCAAAAGAAACTTTGTTGCTGTATATGATGGAAGTAGTTCTATTGAAAACCTGAAGGCAAAGTTTTGCAGCACCGTAGCAAACGATGTCACGCTGCAGACTGGGACAGGCGTGGTACGAATGTGGGCAGATGAAGGCAGTAGACTAAGCAGATTCAGAATGCTGTTCACTTCATTTGTGGATC ctccctgctcaggCAACACTTACTTCTGCCATAGCAACATGTGCATCAATAATTCTTTAGTCTGCAATGGCATTCAAAACTGTGCATACCCTTGGGATGAAAATCACTGCAGAG aaaagaaaaaaagtggactGTTTGAACAAATCACCAGAACTCACGGAACAATCATTGGCATCACATCAGGGATAGTTTTAGTTCTTCTCATAATTTCGATTCTAGTACAAGTAAAGCAACCTCGCAAAAAGGTTATGGCTTGCAAGACTGCTTTTAATAAAACTGGTTTCCAGGAAGTATTTGATCCTCCGCATTATGAACTATTTTCACTAAGGGACAAAGAAATTTCTGCAGATCTGGCGGATTTATCAGAAGAACTTGAAAACTATCAGAAAATGAGACGCCCTTCAACAGCTTCCAGATGCATTCACGACCACCACTGTGGCTCCCAGGCCTCTAATATAAAACAAAGCAGGACAAACCTCAGCTCCATGGAACTTCCCTTTCGCAATGATTTTGCGCAGCCTCAGCCAATGAAAACATTTAATAGCACATTCAAGAAAAGCAGTTACACTTTCAAACAAACACATGATTGCCCTGAGCAAGTCATAGAAGACAGGGTGATGGAGGAGATTCCATGTGAAATCTATGTTAGAGGAAGAGAAGATACAGCACAAGGTTCATTATCTATTGACTTTTAA